In the Campylobacter sp. RM6914 genome, one interval contains:
- a CDS encoding Sua5 YciO YrdC YwlC family protein produces the protein MIYLAQTDTTAGFLSKDYRELNRVKERKLDQPCLIATAKFATLQNLTRVPNKFKNMVRRSKKTTFLYPNLKAIRVVKDGEHAKFLDMHSWLYSTSANRHGENFDEIWARNVADIVVDERFYQAKGSKIYKISKTNIKRIR, from the coding sequence TTGATATATCTAGCGCAAACCGATACGACGGCAGGATTTTTAAGCAAGGATTACCGCGAGCTAAACCGAGTAAAAGAGCGCAAACTAGACCAACCATGCTTGATCGCAACTGCCAAATTTGCCACTTTGCAAAACTTAACAAGAGTGCCAAATAAATTTAAAAACATGGTTAGGCGCTCTAAAAAAACTACATTTTTGTATCCAAATTTAAAAGCGATCAGGGTTGTAAAAGATGGTGAGCATGCTAAATTTCTTGACATGCACAGCTGGCTTTACTCTACAAGCGCGAACAGACATGGCGAAAATTTTGATGAAATTTGGGCTAGAAATGTTGCCGATATTGTTGTAGATGAGCGATTTTACCAAGCTAAAGGATCAAAAATTTATAAAATTTCAAAAACCAATATAAAGCGCATAAGATAA